From Vanessa cardui chromosome 29, ilVanCard2.1, whole genome shotgun sequence, a single genomic window includes:
- the LOC124541989 gene encoding GTPase-activating protein CdGAPr isoform X3, producing the protein MSCQSLAARAFAEPDKDPHCASRATFHRTVRFSPDSRSQSRTPNDTECKRETSGSLSLSALAGAMSQSAPGAAQAFALRDASPPASCRFPKLEECAHFHYERVRLGGLRVTLVPCDAPADSPAEGWVCLRVRSHVSESPTASRALSASWTEASDVCEWTLTRNKDNFLQLDDILHRCIYDRKVSGLPNLRDAMTPELLQDEDEYRQLISDYVHHLSIIADDSINCGPALNWLQMDNKGHKLLVSNEDSSSINTPAVAAAYSVRKYVSQARDEISFEVGDMISIIDMPGPQESTWWRGKRGFRVGFFPHHCVAVIGDKVPRHMTQPPPIVGSVAVAPIKPVLRKHGKLISLFRSFILSRPSRRSLKQQGILRERVFGCDLGEHLLNCGHEVPQVLVECASGIERRGAVDGVYRLSGGAALTQRLRAAFDAGARVDLAQPLQRDPHALASLLKMYFRELPNPLCTYQLYDAFVRAVQAPEERRLRAMRDTVAKLPPPHYRTLAYLARHLRRVSQLSASTGMTARNMAIVWAPNLLRSPEPQHALQGVAVQAVVTEFLICYAEELFAQDQGADSGPASLEQDCYDSHVELRCLNEVSRRPKSLPLNPPTKLLSLEEARRRGREVIPPTLRPAGHVPPKYIEVGSGPNNLPQYHTILDLPVPGSKRALKRSPSGWRGLFSRSKRPPSAPPAPPAPAAPSPAALRPAKSCESLASEADALPPLAAAGAPLKQHTRSASCDSYFEPWQAELAGMRLRLSPQERDRYMFSEEDDAAPAASPPDSAPASAAASPRRPDADPAERKRAALARLEAQVAQLGYIDGDADAAADGQPAKRVCKDRDSPLSSTSDFQTSLTNVKLRDRNSPRKQKNTSRYSGLHNPVLADPDKPLSRLTWHGKDGHSTLIKIDWPADASHSTLASTPATPATPATPATPATPATPATPATPATPATPATPATPLYDPLESDSELSDNKHTITIKGSDCNTCDEGKCLKCELRATDYEGLRETARDSLEPSPLHSCDVSYQNLNRLSAVSTSSASEPHSHRREPDGARLMTSSHESSSSYSNVSYKQDELYECYNFARPSYINLSSSTSKSSPGSPLKSPIKSTISITFRSPVRTKTPDYEPIGNGETPTNERDSVYEDIDLEKNLSIVEDASVPQTDASLPTQQACQPDDFGHDLIILETPTEADGDSGADVYSQVKFFKKSIEEVNAMILETPEKETEYENVAFAETRQREYENINVDTLKICDKVEISSVDTGENESLERENGNVIKPRIATKNLNVRELAIRFESPTEQKGPFAFDKYKADVKFPTLERKDDTREARKETNNPPPISPKTYKLTKNSNARSLDENAFIKEFGSDKDRRRSMEVKDVKRQSKYFPDLNLNMEEAETKLDSITPTTENKLSLIQRFDVKKPADLKNIIGFDTEKKLSRERIEKYKEERRNFLREKYSSQSFRSNPEQLTRIKLRKDDKSDCERLKEELPKFERRNTVDLGQRMRFSLARSANNLDSIPSPDRARDDRREKISPSYNIRDMAAIFEQKSQSNG; encoded by the exons ATGTCGTGCCAGTCGCTGGCGGCGCGCGCGTTCGCCGAGCCAGACAAGGACCCGCACTGCGCCTCGCGCGCCACCTTCCACAG AACGGTGCGCTTCAGTCCAGATTCTAGAAGTCAGTCTAGAACTCCCAATGACACTGAATGCAAGCGAGAAACGTCAG GCTCGCTGTCGCTGAGCGCGCTGGCGGGCGCCATGAGCCAGTCGGCGCCCGGCGCCGCGCAGGCCTTCGCGCTGCGGGACGCG TCGCCGCCGGCGTCGTGCCGCTTCCCGAAGCTGGAGGAGTGCGCGCACTTCCACTACGAGCGCGTGCGGCTGGGCGGCTTGCGCGTGACGCTCGTGCCCTGCGACGCGCCCGCCGACTCGCCGGCCGAGG GCTGGGTGTGCCTGCGCGTGCGCTCGCACGTGAGCGAGTCGCCGACGGCGTCGCGCGCGCTGTCGGCCAGCTGGACGGAGGCGAGCGACGTGTGCGAGTGGACGCTGACGCGCAACAAGGACAACTTCCTGCAGCTCGACGACATCCTGCACCG GTGCATATACGACCGCAAGGTGTCCGGCCTGCCCAACCTGCGGGACGCGATGACGCCGGAGCTGCTGCAGGACGAGGACGAGTACCGGCAGCTGATCTCGGACTACGTGCACCACCTGTCCATCATCGCCGACGACTCCATCAACTGCGGGCCCGCCCTCAACTGGCTGCAGATGGACAACAAGG GTCACAAGCTGCTGGTGTCGAACGAGGACTCGAGCTCCATCAACACGCCCGCCGTGGCCGCCGCCTACTCCGTGCGGAAATACGTGTCGCAG GCGCGGGACGAGATCAGCTTCGAGGTCGGCGACATGATATCGATTATCGACATGCCAG GCCCGCAGGAGTCCACGTGGTGGCGCGGCAAGCGCGGCTTCCGCGTGGGCTTCTTCCCGCACCACTGCGTCGCCGTCATCGGGGACAAGGTGCCGCGCCACATGACGCAGCCGCCCCCCATCGTCGG GTCGGTGGCGGTCGCTCCGATCAAGCCGGTCCTCCGGAAGCACGGCAAGCTGATCTCGCTGTTCCGGAGCTTCATCCTGTCGCGGCCGTCGCGCCGCAGCCTCAAGCAGCAGGGCATCCTGCGCGAGAGGGTGTTCGGCTGCGACCTGGGCGAGCACCTGCTCAACTGCGGCCACGAGG TGCCGCAGGTGCTGGTGGAGTGCGCGAGCGGCATCGAGCGGCGCGGCGCCGTGGACGGCGTGTACCGGCTgtcgggcggcgcggcgctgaCGCAGCGCCTGCGCGCCGCCTTCGACGCGGGCGCGCGCGTGGACCTGGCGCAGCCGCTGCAGCGCGACCCGCACGCGCTGGCCTCGCTGCTCAAGATGTACTTCCGCGAGCTGCCCAACCCGCTGTGCACGTACCAGCTGTACGACGCCTTCGTGCGCGCCGTGCAGGCGCCCGAGGAGCGGCGCCTGCGCGCCATGCGCGACACCGTGGCCAAGCTGCCGCCGCCGCACTACCGCACGCTGGCCTACCTGGCGCGCCACCTGCGCCGCGTGTCGCAGCTCAGCGCGTCCACGGGCATGACGGCGCGCAACATGGCCATCGTGTGGGCGCCCAACCTGCTGCGCTCGCCCGAGCCGCAGCACGCGCTGCAGGGCGTGGCCGTGCAGGCCGTCGTCACCGAGTTCCTCATCTGCTACGCCGAGGAGCTGTTCGCGCAGGACCAGGGCGCCGACTCGGGGCCCGCCTCGCTCGAGCAGGACTGCTACGACTCGCACGTGGAGCTGAGGTGCCTCAACGAGGTTAGCAGGCGCCCGAAGAGCCTGCCCCTCAACCCTCCCACCAAGCTGTTGAG CTTGGAGGAGGCCCGTCGGCGCGGTCGTGAGGTCATCCCCCCCACCCTGCGACCCGCCGGTCACGTGCCGCCCAAGTATATTGAG GTGGGCTCGGGCCCCAACAACCTGCCGCAGTACCACACGATACTGGACCTGCCCGTGCCCG GCTCCAAGCGCGCCCTCAAGCGCTCCCCGTCCGGCTGGCGCGGCCTCTTCAGCCGCAGCAAGCGCCCGCCcagcgcgccgcccgcgccgcccgcgccg GCGGCGCCCAGCCCCGCGGCGCTGCGGCCCGCCAAGTCGTGCGAGTCGCTGGCGTCGGAGGCGGACGCGCTGCCGCCGCTGGCCGCCGCCGGCGCGCCGCTCAAGCAGCACACGCGCTCCGCCTCGTGCGACTCGTACTTCGAGCCGTGGCAGGCCGAGCTGGCCGGCATGCGCCTGCGCCTCTCGCCGCAGGAGCGCGACCGCTACATGTTCAGCGAGGAGGACgacgccgcgcccgccgccagcCCGCCCGACTCCGCGCCCGCCAGCGCCGCCGCCTCGCCGCGCCGCCCCGACGCCGACCCCGCCGAGAG GAAGCGGGCCGCGCTGGCGCGCCTGGAGGCGCAGGTGGCGCAGCTGGGCTACATCGACGGCGACGCCGACGCCGCCGCCGACGGCCAGCCCGCCAAGAG AGTATGCAAGGACCGCGACAGTCCGCTGTCGTCGACGTCCGACTTCCAGACCTCCCTGACGAATGTGAAGCTCAG AGATCGAAACTCGCCGAGGAAACAAAAGAACACGTCGCGGTACAGCGGCCTGCACAACCCGGTGCTGGCCGACCCGGACAAGCCCCTCTCGCGGCTGACGTGGCACGGCAAGGACGGCCACTCGACGCTCATCAAGATCGACTGGCCGGCCGACGCCTCGCACAGCACGCTCGCCTCGACGCCCGCCACGCCCGCCACGCCCGCCACGCCCGCCACGCCCGCCACGCCCGCCACGCCCGCCACGCCCGCCACGCCCGCCACGCCCGCCACGCCCGCCACGCCCGCCACGCCGCTGTACGACCCGCTCGAGAGCGACTCGGAGCTCAGCGACAACAAGCACACGATCACGATCAAGGGCAGCGACTGCAACACCTGCGACGAGGGGAAGTGCCTCAAGTGCGAGCTGAGGGCCACCGACTACGAGGGCCTCCGGGAGACGGCGCGCGACAGCCTGGAGCCCAGCCCGCTGCACTCCTGCGACGTCAGCTACCAGAACCTGAACCGGCTGTCGGCCGTGTCCACGTCGTCCGCCTCGGAGCCGCACTCGCACCGGCGCGAGCCGGACGGCGCCAGGCTGATGACGTCCTCGCACGAGAGCTCGTCCAGCTACTCCAACGTGAGCTACAAGCAGGACGAGCTGTACGAGTGCTACAACTTCGCGAGGCCGAGCTACATCAACCTCTCGTCGAGCACCTCCAAGAGCTCGCCGGGCAGCCCGCTGAAGAGCCCGATCAAGTCCACGATCAGCATCACGTTCCGGTCGCCCGTCAGGACTAAGACTCCCGACTACGAGCCCATTGGGAACGGCGAGACTCCGACCAACGAGAGGGACTCGGTCTACGAGGATATAGACTTGGAGAAGAACCTGTCCATCGTCGAGGACGCCAGCGTCCCGCAGACGGACGCGAGCCTGCCCACGCAGCAGGCGTGCCAGCCGGACGACTTCGGACACGACCTCATCATACTCGAGACCCCGACGGAGGCCGACGGAGACAGCGGCGCCGACGTGTACAGTCAGGTTAAGTTCTTCAAGAAGAGCATAGAGGAAGTCAACGCGATGATACTCGAAACGCCCGAGAAAGAGACGGAGTACGAGAATGTCGCGTTTGCGGAAACGAGACAGCGCGAGtacgaaaatataaatgttgataCTCTCAAAATCTGTGATAAAGTAGAAATAAGTAGTGTAGATACAGGGGAAAACGAATCTTTGGAGAGAGAAAACGGTAATGTCATAAAGCCGAGGATCGCGACGAAGAACTTAAACGTCAGGGAGCTGGCGATCCGGTTCGAGAGCCCGACGGAGCAGAAGGGGCCGTTCGCCTTCGACAAGTACAAGGCGGACGTGAAGTTCCCCACGCTGGAGCGGAAGGACGACACGCGGGAGGCGCGGAAGGAGACAAACAACCCGCCGCCGATATCACCGAAAACTTACAAGTTGACGAAGAACTCGAATGCCCGGTCGCTGGACGAAAACGCGTTCATCAAAGAGTTCGGCAGCGACAAGGACCGGCGGAGGAGCATGGAGGTCAAAGACGTCAAGCGGCAGTCGAAGTACTTCCCGGACCTGAACCTGAACATGGAGGAGGCGGAGACGAAGCTGGACAGCATCACGCCGACCACGGAGAACAAGCTGTCCCTGATACAGAGGTTCGACGTCAAGAAGCCGGCCGACCTCAAGAACATCATAGGCTTCGATACCGAGAAGAAGCTGAGTCGGGAGAGGATCGAGAAGTACAAGGAGGAGAGGAGGAACTTCCTCAGGGAGAAGTACAGCTCGCAGTCGTTCAGGAGTAACCCAGAGCAGCTGACGCGCATCAAACTCAGGAAGGACGACAAGAGCGACTGCGAGAGGCTCAAGGAGGAGTTGCCCAAGTTCGAGCGCCGGAACACCGTCGACCTGGGCCAGCGGATGCGCTTCTCCCTCGCCAGGAGCGCCAACAACCTGGACAGCATCCCGTCGCCCGACCGCGCCCGCGACGACAG GAGAGAAAAAATATCACCTTCATACAACATTCGCGACATGGCCGCCATTTTCGAGCAGAAATCACAGAGCAACGGTTGA
- the LOC124541989 gene encoding GTPase-activating protein CdGAPr isoform X2 — MLSGSPHGSVMSCQSLAARAFAEPDKDPHCASRATFHRTVRFSPDSRSQSRTPNDTECKRETSGSLSLSALAGAMSQSAPGAAQAFALRDASPPASCRFPKLEECAHFHYERVRLGGLRVTLVPCDAPADSPAEGWVCLRVRSHVSESPTASRALSASWTEASDVCEWTLTRNKDNFLQLDDILHRCIYDRKVSGLPNLRDAMTPELLQDEDEYRQLISDYVHHLSIIADDSINCGPALNWLQMDNKGHKLLVSNEDSSSINTPAVAAAYSVRKYVSQARDEISFEVGDMISIIDMPGPQESTWWRGKRGFRVGFFPHHCVAVIGDKVPRHMTQPPPIVGSVAVAPIKPVLRKHGKLISLFRSFILSRPSRRSLKQQGILRERVFGCDLGEHLLNCGHEVPQVLVECASGIERRGAVDGVYRLSGGAALTQRLRAAFDAGARVDLAQPLQRDPHALASLLKMYFRELPNPLCTYQLYDAFVRAVQAPEERRLRAMRDTVAKLPPPHYRTLAYLARHLRRVSQLSASTGMTARNMAIVWAPNLLRSPEPQHALQGVAVQAVVTEFLICYAEELFAQDQGADSGPASLEQDCYDSHVELRCLNEVSRRPKSLPLNPPTKLLSLEEARRRGREVIPPTLRPAGHVPPKYIEVGSGPNNLPQYHTILDLPVPGSKRALKRSPSGWRGLFSRSKRPPSAPPAPPAPAAPSPAALRPAKSCESLASEADALPPLAAAGAPLKQHTRSASCDSYFEPWQAELAGMRLRLSPQERDRYMFSEEDDAAPAASPPDSAPASAAASPRRPDADPAERKRAALARLEAQVAQLGYIDGDADAAADGQPAKRVCKDRDSPLSSTSDFQTSLTNVKLRDRNSPRKQKNTSRYSGLHNPVLADPDKPLSRLTWHGKDGHSTLIKIDWPADASHSTLASTPATPATPATPATPATPATPATPATPATPATPATPATPLYDPLESDSELSDNKHTITIKGSDCNTCDEGKCLKCELRATDYEGLRETARDSLEPSPLHSCDVSYQNLNRLSAVSTSSASEPHSHRREPDGARLMTSSHESSSSYSNVSYKQDELYECYNFARPSYINLSSSTSKSSPGSPLKSPIKSTISITFRSPVRTKTPDYEPIGNGETPTNERDSVYEDIDLEKNLSIVEDASVPQTDASLPTQQACQPDDFGHDLIILETPTEADGDSGADVYSQVKFFKKSIEEVNAMILETPEKETEYENVAFAETRQREYENINVDTLKICDKVEISSVDTGENESLERENGNVIKPRIATKNLNVRELAIRFESPTEQKGPFAFDKYKADVKFPTLERKDDTREARKETNNPPPISPKTYKLTKNSNARSLDENAFIKEFGSDKDRRRSMEVKDVKRQSKYFPDLNLNMEEAETKLDSITPTTENKLSLIQRFDVKKPADLKNIIGFDTEKKLSRERIEKYKEERRNFLREKYSSQSFRSNPEQLTRIKLRKDDKSDCERLKEELPKFERRNTVDLGQRMRFSLARSANNLDSIPSPDRARDDRREKISPSYNIRDMAAIFEQKSQSNG, encoded by the exons ATGTTGTCT GGCTCCCCCCACGGCTCGGTGATGTCGTGCCAGTCGCTGGCGGCGCGCGCGTTCGCCGAGCCAGACAAGGACCCGCACTGCGCCTCGCGCGCCACCTTCCACAG AACGGTGCGCTTCAGTCCAGATTCTAGAAGTCAGTCTAGAACTCCCAATGACACTGAATGCAAGCGAGAAACGTCAG GCTCGCTGTCGCTGAGCGCGCTGGCGGGCGCCATGAGCCAGTCGGCGCCCGGCGCCGCGCAGGCCTTCGCGCTGCGGGACGCG TCGCCGCCGGCGTCGTGCCGCTTCCCGAAGCTGGAGGAGTGCGCGCACTTCCACTACGAGCGCGTGCGGCTGGGCGGCTTGCGCGTGACGCTCGTGCCCTGCGACGCGCCCGCCGACTCGCCGGCCGAGG GCTGGGTGTGCCTGCGCGTGCGCTCGCACGTGAGCGAGTCGCCGACGGCGTCGCGCGCGCTGTCGGCCAGCTGGACGGAGGCGAGCGACGTGTGCGAGTGGACGCTGACGCGCAACAAGGACAACTTCCTGCAGCTCGACGACATCCTGCACCG GTGCATATACGACCGCAAGGTGTCCGGCCTGCCCAACCTGCGGGACGCGATGACGCCGGAGCTGCTGCAGGACGAGGACGAGTACCGGCAGCTGATCTCGGACTACGTGCACCACCTGTCCATCATCGCCGACGACTCCATCAACTGCGGGCCCGCCCTCAACTGGCTGCAGATGGACAACAAGG GTCACAAGCTGCTGGTGTCGAACGAGGACTCGAGCTCCATCAACACGCCCGCCGTGGCCGCCGCCTACTCCGTGCGGAAATACGTGTCGCAG GCGCGGGACGAGATCAGCTTCGAGGTCGGCGACATGATATCGATTATCGACATGCCAG GCCCGCAGGAGTCCACGTGGTGGCGCGGCAAGCGCGGCTTCCGCGTGGGCTTCTTCCCGCACCACTGCGTCGCCGTCATCGGGGACAAGGTGCCGCGCCACATGACGCAGCCGCCCCCCATCGTCGG GTCGGTGGCGGTCGCTCCGATCAAGCCGGTCCTCCGGAAGCACGGCAAGCTGATCTCGCTGTTCCGGAGCTTCATCCTGTCGCGGCCGTCGCGCCGCAGCCTCAAGCAGCAGGGCATCCTGCGCGAGAGGGTGTTCGGCTGCGACCTGGGCGAGCACCTGCTCAACTGCGGCCACGAGG TGCCGCAGGTGCTGGTGGAGTGCGCGAGCGGCATCGAGCGGCGCGGCGCCGTGGACGGCGTGTACCGGCTgtcgggcggcgcggcgctgaCGCAGCGCCTGCGCGCCGCCTTCGACGCGGGCGCGCGCGTGGACCTGGCGCAGCCGCTGCAGCGCGACCCGCACGCGCTGGCCTCGCTGCTCAAGATGTACTTCCGCGAGCTGCCCAACCCGCTGTGCACGTACCAGCTGTACGACGCCTTCGTGCGCGCCGTGCAGGCGCCCGAGGAGCGGCGCCTGCGCGCCATGCGCGACACCGTGGCCAAGCTGCCGCCGCCGCACTACCGCACGCTGGCCTACCTGGCGCGCCACCTGCGCCGCGTGTCGCAGCTCAGCGCGTCCACGGGCATGACGGCGCGCAACATGGCCATCGTGTGGGCGCCCAACCTGCTGCGCTCGCCCGAGCCGCAGCACGCGCTGCAGGGCGTGGCCGTGCAGGCCGTCGTCACCGAGTTCCTCATCTGCTACGCCGAGGAGCTGTTCGCGCAGGACCAGGGCGCCGACTCGGGGCCCGCCTCGCTCGAGCAGGACTGCTACGACTCGCACGTGGAGCTGAGGTGCCTCAACGAGGTTAGCAGGCGCCCGAAGAGCCTGCCCCTCAACCCTCCCACCAAGCTGTTGAG CTTGGAGGAGGCCCGTCGGCGCGGTCGTGAGGTCATCCCCCCCACCCTGCGACCCGCCGGTCACGTGCCGCCCAAGTATATTGAG GTGGGCTCGGGCCCCAACAACCTGCCGCAGTACCACACGATACTGGACCTGCCCGTGCCCG GCTCCAAGCGCGCCCTCAAGCGCTCCCCGTCCGGCTGGCGCGGCCTCTTCAGCCGCAGCAAGCGCCCGCCcagcgcgccgcccgcgccgcccgcgccg GCGGCGCCCAGCCCCGCGGCGCTGCGGCCCGCCAAGTCGTGCGAGTCGCTGGCGTCGGAGGCGGACGCGCTGCCGCCGCTGGCCGCCGCCGGCGCGCCGCTCAAGCAGCACACGCGCTCCGCCTCGTGCGACTCGTACTTCGAGCCGTGGCAGGCCGAGCTGGCCGGCATGCGCCTGCGCCTCTCGCCGCAGGAGCGCGACCGCTACATGTTCAGCGAGGAGGACgacgccgcgcccgccgccagcCCGCCCGACTCCGCGCCCGCCAGCGCCGCCGCCTCGCCGCGCCGCCCCGACGCCGACCCCGCCGAGAG GAAGCGGGCCGCGCTGGCGCGCCTGGAGGCGCAGGTGGCGCAGCTGGGCTACATCGACGGCGACGCCGACGCCGCCGCCGACGGCCAGCCCGCCAAGAG AGTATGCAAGGACCGCGACAGTCCGCTGTCGTCGACGTCCGACTTCCAGACCTCCCTGACGAATGTGAAGCTCAG AGATCGAAACTCGCCGAGGAAACAAAAGAACACGTCGCGGTACAGCGGCCTGCACAACCCGGTGCTGGCCGACCCGGACAAGCCCCTCTCGCGGCTGACGTGGCACGGCAAGGACGGCCACTCGACGCTCATCAAGATCGACTGGCCGGCCGACGCCTCGCACAGCACGCTCGCCTCGACGCCCGCCACGCCCGCCACGCCCGCCACGCCCGCCACGCCCGCCACGCCCGCCACGCCCGCCACGCCCGCCACGCCCGCCACGCCCGCCACGCCCGCCACGCCCGCCACGCCGCTGTACGACCCGCTCGAGAGCGACTCGGAGCTCAGCGACAACAAGCACACGATCACGATCAAGGGCAGCGACTGCAACACCTGCGACGAGGGGAAGTGCCTCAAGTGCGAGCTGAGGGCCACCGACTACGAGGGCCTCCGGGAGACGGCGCGCGACAGCCTGGAGCCCAGCCCGCTGCACTCCTGCGACGTCAGCTACCAGAACCTGAACCGGCTGTCGGCCGTGTCCACGTCGTCCGCCTCGGAGCCGCACTCGCACCGGCGCGAGCCGGACGGCGCCAGGCTGATGACGTCCTCGCACGAGAGCTCGTCCAGCTACTCCAACGTGAGCTACAAGCAGGACGAGCTGTACGAGTGCTACAACTTCGCGAGGCCGAGCTACATCAACCTCTCGTCGAGCACCTCCAAGAGCTCGCCGGGCAGCCCGCTGAAGAGCCCGATCAAGTCCACGATCAGCATCACGTTCCGGTCGCCCGTCAGGACTAAGACTCCCGACTACGAGCCCATTGGGAACGGCGAGACTCCGACCAACGAGAGGGACTCGGTCTACGAGGATATAGACTTGGAGAAGAACCTGTCCATCGTCGAGGACGCCAGCGTCCCGCAGACGGACGCGAGCCTGCCCACGCAGCAGGCGTGCCAGCCGGACGACTTCGGACACGACCTCATCATACTCGAGACCCCGACGGAGGCCGACGGAGACAGCGGCGCCGACGTGTACAGTCAGGTTAAGTTCTTCAAGAAGAGCATAGAGGAAGTCAACGCGATGATACTCGAAACGCCCGAGAAAGAGACGGAGTACGAGAATGTCGCGTTTGCGGAAACGAGACAGCGCGAGtacgaaaatataaatgttgataCTCTCAAAATCTGTGATAAAGTAGAAATAAGTAGTGTAGATACAGGGGAAAACGAATCTTTGGAGAGAGAAAACGGTAATGTCATAAAGCCGAGGATCGCGACGAAGAACTTAAACGTCAGGGAGCTGGCGATCCGGTTCGAGAGCCCGACGGAGCAGAAGGGGCCGTTCGCCTTCGACAAGTACAAGGCGGACGTGAAGTTCCCCACGCTGGAGCGGAAGGACGACACGCGGGAGGCGCGGAAGGAGACAAACAACCCGCCGCCGATATCACCGAAAACTTACAAGTTGACGAAGAACTCGAATGCCCGGTCGCTGGACGAAAACGCGTTCATCAAAGAGTTCGGCAGCGACAAGGACCGGCGGAGGAGCATGGAGGTCAAAGACGTCAAGCGGCAGTCGAAGTACTTCCCGGACCTGAACCTGAACATGGAGGAGGCGGAGACGAAGCTGGACAGCATCACGCCGACCACGGAGAACAAGCTGTCCCTGATACAGAGGTTCGACGTCAAGAAGCCGGCCGACCTCAAGAACATCATAGGCTTCGATACCGAGAAGAAGCTGAGTCGGGAGAGGATCGAGAAGTACAAGGAGGAGAGGAGGAACTTCCTCAGGGAGAAGTACAGCTCGCAGTCGTTCAGGAGTAACCCAGAGCAGCTGACGCGCATCAAACTCAGGAAGGACGACAAGAGCGACTGCGAGAGGCTCAAGGAGGAGTTGCCCAAGTTCGAGCGCCGGAACACCGTCGACCTGGGCCAGCGGATGCGCTTCTCCCTCGCCAGGAGCGCCAACAACCTGGACAGCATCCCGTCGCCCGACCGCGCCCGCGACGACAG GAGAGAAAAAATATCACCTTCATACAACATTCGCGACATGGCCGCCATTTTCGAGCAGAAATCACAGAGCAACGGTTGA